From a single Streptomyces sp. 1331.2 genomic region:
- a CDS encoding ABC transporter permease, translated as MLSFVLRRTVQALAVLVAVSAAAFALFYAAPADPARDACGPRCDAGQIAAVRRSMGLDQPLVAQYTDYLVGVVAGRDINDVDGSAIDCAAPCLGYSYRLHQPVTEALAEHLPVTFSLTAGALAVLLVLGLGTGFVSALRHGRRTDRLLSGFTLVGASVQIYFLGYIAQWVLVYSTGLLPLPSYTPPAEGPAAWAGGMLLPWLVLGFVNSAVFARLSRSQLLETMNEEYVRTARAKGLGRLRAHLKYTSRGAAGPLVQLLGLEAGALLGGAVITETVFGLNGVGRFTAQAVAGQDLPAVVGAVLLAACFVVLFVALADLAVAWLDPRVRLS; from the coding sequence ATGCTCTCCTTCGTCCTGCGACGGACCGTTCAAGCCCTCGCCGTCCTGGTCGCGGTCTCCGCCGCCGCCTTCGCCCTCTTCTACGCCGCGCCCGCCGACCCGGCCCGCGACGCCTGCGGCCCGCGCTGCGACGCCGGGCAGATCGCGGCGGTTCGCCGGAGCATGGGCCTGGACCAACCGCTCGTCGCCCAGTACACCGACTACCTGGTCGGAGTCGTCGCCGGGCGGGACATCAACGACGTCGACGGCTCGGCCATCGACTGCGCCGCGCCCTGCCTCGGCTACTCCTACCGGCTGCACCAGCCCGTCACCGAAGCCCTCGCCGAACACCTCCCGGTCACCTTCTCGCTGACCGCCGGGGCGCTGGCCGTCCTGCTGGTGCTCGGGCTCGGCACCGGGTTCGTCTCCGCGCTGCGGCACGGGCGGCGCACGGACCGGCTGCTGTCCGGCTTCACCCTGGTCGGCGCCAGCGTGCAGATCTACTTCCTCGGGTACATCGCGCAGTGGGTCCTGGTCTACTCCACCGGCCTGCTGCCGCTTCCCTCGTACACCCCTCCGGCCGAGGGCCCCGCCGCCTGGGCGGGCGGGATGCTGCTCCCCTGGCTCGTCCTCGGCTTCGTCAACTCGGCGGTGTTCGCGCGGCTTTCGCGCTCCCAGCTGCTGGAGACGATGAACGAGGAGTACGTCCGTACGGCTCGCGCCAAGGGCCTCGGACGGTTGCGCGCGCACCTCAAGTACACCTCGCGCGGCGCCGCCGGGCCGCTGGTGCAGCTGCTCGGGCTGGAAGCCGGGGCGCTGCTCGGCGGGGCGGTGATCACCGAGACGGTGTTCGGGCTGAACGGCGTCGGGCGGTTCACCGCGCAGGCCGTCGCCGGGCAGGACCTGCCCGCCGTGGTCGGTGCGGTGCTGCTGGCCGCCTGCTTCGTGGTGCTGTTCGTCGCGCTGGCCGACCTCGCGGTGGCCTGGCTCGATCCGCGTGTCCGGCTGAGCTGA